The Candidatus Accumulibacter similis genome has a segment encoding these proteins:
- the ltrA gene encoding group II intron reverse transcriptase/maturase, whose translation MTKRDGIASDHLPLQAAATPQDELVAGLSGKPESIPSQALLAQVLDRANLRRALKQVRQNKGAPGLDGMTVEALPDYLRHHWPEIREQLEAGRYRPQPVKRVEIDKADGKKRPLGIPTVLDRFIQQAIAQVVSALWEPHFHPQSYGFRPKRSAHQAVRAVQANIRGGYHWVVDMDLQAFFDRVNHDRLMARLKSRCPDADLLRLINRFLKAGVSIEGQIHPTTLGVPQGGPLSPVLANAVLDELDWELDRRGHCFARYADDCNILVKSKRAGERVMASVTRFVSDSLRLTVNPLKSAVDRPMNRKFLGFTVSRNGAKLKVADKALDKLKDRVRELTRRTRGTTFAAVVAELRETLLGWKAYFGIAEVLSPLRDLDKWVRRKLRCYLWKQWGRAGYRELRKRGVSVREAWHTSKSAHGPWRVSQTPALSIALPLRFFEQMGLPSLAPR comes from the coding sequence GTGACGAAGAGAGACGGGATCGCATCTGACCACCTGCCCCTGCAGGCTGCGGCTACCCCGCAGGATGAACTCGTCGCTGGTTTGTCAGGGAAACCCGAGTCGATTCCTTCCCAAGCGTTGCTGGCCCAGGTACTGGATCGGGCCAATTTGCGACGCGCCCTGAAGCAAGTGCGCCAGAACAAGGGTGCGCCGGGTCTCGACGGCATGACCGTTGAGGCACTTCCGGACTACCTCCGACACCACTGGCCGGAAATCCGCGAGCAACTGGAAGCGGGCCGCTACCGTCCGCAACCGGTCAAGCGCGTGGAAATCGACAAGGCCGACGGGAAGAAACGCCCGCTGGGCATCCCTACGGTGTTGGACCGCTTCATCCAGCAAGCCATCGCGCAAGTTGTCTCGGCGCTATGGGAACCGCACTTTCACCCCCAGAGCTACGGATTCCGCCCGAAGCGCTCGGCCCACCAGGCCGTCCGTGCCGTCCAGGCCAATATCCGAGGCGGCTACCACTGGGTGGTGGATATGGACCTGCAAGCCTTCTTCGACCGGGTGAATCATGACCGGCTGATGGCGCGGCTGAAAAGTCGCTGCCCGGACGCCGACCTGCTGCGCCTGATCAATCGCTTCCTGAAGGCTGGCGTGAGCATCGAGGGTCAGATACACCCCACGACCCTCGGCGTGCCGCAAGGCGGCCCGCTCTCGCCTGTGCTGGCTAACGCGGTGCTGGATGAACTGGATTGGGAACTGGACCGGCGCGGCCACTGCTTTGCCCGTTACGCCGACGACTGCAACATCCTCGTCAAGAGCAAGCGTGCGGGTGAGCGCGTGATGGCCAGCGTGACACGCTTTGTCAGTGACTCGCTGCGGCTCACAGTGAATCCGTTGAAGAGCGCGGTCGATCGGCCCATGAACCGCAAGTTCCTGGGCTTCACGGTCAGTCGCAACGGTGCCAAGCTCAAGGTGGCCGACAAGGCCCTCGACAAGCTCAAGGACCGCGTGCGGGAACTGACCCGTCGGACAAGAGGCACCACCTTCGCCGCCGTCGTCGCAGAGCTTAGAGAAACCCTGCTTGGTTGGAAAGCGTACTTCGGAATCGCCGAAGTGCTGAGCCCTCTGCGCGACCTCGACAAGTGGGTACGACGCAAGTTACGCTGCTATCTCTGGAAGCAATGGGGTCGAGCGGGCTATCGGGAACTGCGCAAACGCGGCGTGTCTGTGCGTGAAGCGTGGCATACCAGCAAGTCCGCACACGGTCCATGGCGGGTGTCGCAGACGCCGGCCCTGTCGATCGCGCTCCCGTTGCGCTTCTTCGAACAAATGGGACTACCGAGCCTTGCGCCGCGGTAG
- a CDS encoding class I SAM-dependent methyltransferase, producing the protein MTQLLDLALISEKTLKHYNERAAEFWEGTRDHDVKQNIEALLRHIRGGPSFRILDFGCGPGRDLAVFRSLGHEPIGLEGASQLAAMAREYSGCEVWEQDFLALKLPAGRFDGIFANASLFHVPSAELPRVLRELGAALKRDGVLFTSNPRGNNEEGWNGGRYGAYHDLKSWRAFLERAAFEELEHYYRPPGLPLERQPWLASVWRKRGESVEI; encoded by the coding sequence ATGACACAGCTGCTCGACCTGGCGCTCATCAGCGAGAAGACGCTCAAGCACTACAACGAGCGCGCCGCCGAGTTTTGGGAAGGTACGCGCGACCACGACGTGAAGCAAAACATCGAGGCGCTGCTGCGGCACATCCGCGGAGGCCCCTCGTTCCGCATTCTCGATTTCGGATGCGGCCCTGGGCGTGACCTGGCGGTTTTTCGCTCTCTGGGCCACGAGCCGATCGGCCTCGAAGGGGCCTCGCAGCTCGCCGCCATGGCGCGCGAGTACAGTGGCTGTGAGGTCTGGGAGCAGGATTTCCTTGCGTTGAAGCTTCCCGCCGGCCGGTTCGACGGCATCTTCGCCAACGCGTCGCTGTTCCATGTGCCATCCGCAGAGCTGCCGCGCGTGTTGAGGGAATTGGGTGCTGCGCTCAAACGCGATGGCGTGCTCTTCACCTCGAACCCTCGGGGGAATAACGAAGAGGGATGGAATGGCGGGCGGTATGGCGCGTATCACGACCTCAAGTCATGGCGCGCGTTTCTTGAGCGGGCAGCCTTCGAGGAGTTGGAGCACTACTATCGCCCGCCGGGGCTGCCGCTCGAGCGACAGCCTTGGCTTGCAAGCGTGTGGCGGAAGCGCGGTGAATCGGTCGAGATCTGA
- a CDS encoding competence/damage-inducible protein A produces the protein MKSFGAIIIGDEILSGKRVDRHFARMAELLAERGLRLSWVEYLGDERARIADSLRRSLAAGDIVFSFGGIGNTPDDHTRQAAAAALGVDLVLHPDAEREIRARFGAEITDVRLLLGTFPRGVDIVPNPFNRIPGFRVRDHHFLPGFPQMAHPMAEWALDTFYADLCRQQERVDKAFLLTGSNAYESALLDLMERIVADFPRLRLFSLPSMAEDGQRRYLELGVEGEPELVEQAMTAIRHEVERRGIGWQWRP, from the coding sequence ATGAAGAGTTTCGGGGCGATCATCATCGGCGACGAGATCCTGTCGGGAAAGCGCGTCGACCGGCACTTCGCGCGCATGGCCGAACTGCTGGCGGAGCGTGGACTGCGCCTGTCGTGGGTCGAGTACCTTGGCGACGAGCGCGCGCGCATCGCCGACAGCCTGCGCCGCAGCCTCGCCGCCGGCGACATCGTCTTCTCGTTCGGCGGCATCGGCAACACGCCCGACGATCACACGCGGCAGGCAGCGGCGGCGGCGCTCGGTGTCGACCTGGTGCTGCACCCCGACGCGGAACGCGAGATCCGCGCCCGCTTCGGCGCCGAGATCACCGACGTCCGCCTGCTGCTCGGCACCTTCCCGCGCGGCGTGGACATCGTCCCCAATCCGTTCAACCGCATTCCCGGCTTCCGCGTGCGTGACCACCACTTCCTGCCGGGCTTCCCGCAAATGGCGCACCCGATGGCCGAATGGGCGCTCGATACCTTCTACGCCGATCTCTGTCGGCAGCAGGAGCGGGTGGACAAGGCGTTCCTGCTCACCGGCAGCAATGCCTACGAGAGCGCGCTGCTCGACCTGATGGAGCGGATCGTCGCCGATTTTCCGCGTCTGCGGCTGTTCAGCCTGCCATCGATGGCCGAGGACGGACAGCGGCGCTACCTCGAACTTGGTGTCGAGGGCGAGCCGGAACTCGTCGAGCAGGCGATGACGGCGATCCGGCACGAGGTCGAGCGGCGCGGCATCGGCTGGCAGTGGCGTCCGTGA
- a CDS encoding DUF2806 domain-containing protein codes for MSDSEDGGSLVGVISEIGLPDITGIPLPAPVKRSLWRALGRLITGAVEVPVAYLEAQAGKIRAHGKGTEAVTLAAATAAAQQFGSDPTLADRAVNYFGAKIVREQLNREAVARATMEAIAASPPETEPEGAVDEDWLTEFTEIAAKKSNVEIRVILGRILAGEITKPGTFSPATLQILTTLSQSTARKFQLLSGMSIADARGFTYVVTAPFPKFQQEGLVELGVTYSDFLNLQSSGLLAPALTSQLDLNPNVNVVRADYVGQPFALRLSDASKKIANTQITVFSAIGHELRSVIPLERNDAYDVKLRTWLANQSVSIEFVTT; via the coding sequence ATGAGTGATTCGGAAGATGGTGGAAGCCTAGTTGGCGTAATTTCAGAGATCGGGTTGCCAGACATAACTGGTATTCCGCTTCCTGCGCCGGTCAAGCGATCTCTCTGGCGTGCGCTTGGCCGACTAATCACTGGTGCGGTTGAAGTGCCTGTTGCCTACCTAGAGGCACAAGCGGGAAAGATTCGCGCTCATGGAAAGGGAACGGAGGCGGTCACGCTAGCAGCGGCAACTGCGGCAGCGCAACAGTTCGGTTCTGATCCAACTTTGGCCGATCGCGCGGTCAATTATTTCGGAGCGAAGATTGTTAGGGAACAGTTGAACCGTGAAGCAGTGGCCCGAGCCACAATGGAAGCTATTGCTGCATCCCCACCAGAAACAGAGCCTGAAGGCGCAGTGGATGAGGATTGGCTAACGGAGTTTACAGAGATTGCAGCAAAGAAATCTAACGTGGAAATTCGCGTTATCCTAGGTAGGATTCTTGCGGGTGAAATTACGAAGCCCGGTACTTTTTCACCGGCGACGCTTCAAATTCTGACGACACTTAGCCAATCTACAGCGCGCAAATTTCAGTTGTTGTCAGGCATGAGCATAGCTGATGCGCGGGGCTTTACTTACGTCGTTACCGCGCCATTTCCAAAATTCCAGCAGGAGGGCTTAGTGGAACTTGGCGTTACCTACTCCGATTTCTTGAACCTACAGTCCTCGGGATTATTGGCGCCGGCACTAACAAGCCAGCTTGATCTAAATCCAAATGTCAATGTGGTCCGCGCTGATTACGTAGGGCAACCATTCGCGCTAAGGCTTTCTGACGCTTCCAAGAAGATTGCAAACACACAGATCACTGTGTTCTCTGCTATCGGTCACGAATTGCGGAGTGTTATTCCACTTGAGCGGAATGACGCTTACGACGTAAAGCTGCGAACTTGGTTGGCTAACCAGTCCGTCAGTATTGAGTTCGTCACGACATGA
- a CDS encoding type II toxin-antitoxin system VapB family antitoxin: protein MRTNIVIDDKLMADALKASGAKTKKEAVELGLRTLLQMSRQAEVRRLRGKVQWQGDLDTMRRDK, encoded by the coding sequence ATGCGGACGAACATTGTGATTGACGACAAGCTCATGGCCGACGCATTGAAGGCCAGCGGAGCCAAGACCAAGAAGGAAGCCGTAGAGCTCGGACTTCGAACCCTCTTGCAGATGAGCCGCCAGGCCGAGGTGCGCAGGCTTCGGGGTAAGGTTCAGTGGCAAGGTGACCTGGACACCATGAGGCGCGACAAGTGA
- a CDS encoding phosphohydrolase: MCIYHGNCADGFGAAWVVRKALGEIDFHGAKYQEPPPDVTGKDVVMVDFSYKRPVLLEMAEKANSILILDHHKTSAEDLVDLPANVTAKFDMNRSGAMLTWEHFFPGETPPPLLLHIEDRDLWRFALQNTRQIQANVFSFPYDFQVWDTLMAAAPAALAVEGEAIERKHFKDMRELLGVTTREMVIGGHRVPVANLPYTMSSDAGHELAKGRPFAACYWDTPEGRVFSLRSSDDGADVAEVAKQYGGGGHRNAAGFRVSFAQAQAFEV; this comes from the coding sequence ATGTGTATCTACCACGGCAATTGTGCCGATGGCTTTGGGGCCGCGTGGGTTGTTCGGAAGGCGCTCGGCGAGATTGACTTTCACGGTGCAAAGTACCAGGAGCCGCCGCCGGACGTGACCGGCAAAGACGTGGTGATGGTGGATTTCAGCTACAAGCGCCCGGTGCTGCTGGAAATGGCCGAGAAGGCGAACAGCATTCTGATTCTCGACCACCACAAGACGAGCGCCGAAGACTTGGTGGATCTGCCGGCGAACGTGACGGCGAAGTTCGACATGAACCGCAGCGGCGCGATGCTGACGTGGGAACACTTCTTCCCAGGCGAAACCCCGCCGCCGCTGCTGCTGCACATCGAGGACCGCGACCTGTGGCGCTTCGCGCTCCAGAACACGCGCCAGATTCAGGCGAACGTCTTTTCCTTCCCCTATGACTTCCAAGTGTGGGACACGCTCATGGCAGCGGCGCCGGCTGCTCTGGCGGTTGAGGGCGAAGCGATTGAGCGCAAGCACTTCAAGGACATGCGCGAACTGCTCGGCGTAACGACGCGGGAAATGGTGATCGGCGGGCACCGCGTGCCGGTGGCGAACCTGCCATACACGATGAGCAGCGATGCAGGCCACGAACTGGCGAAGGGGAGACCGTTCGCGGCCTGCTACTGGGACACGCCGGAAGGCCGGGTATTCAGCCTGCGGTCGAGCGACGACGGCGCGGACGTGGCCGAAGTGGCTAAGCAGTACGGGGGCGGCGGGCATCGCAACGCGGCAGGGTTTCGCGTGAGCTTCGCGCAAGCGCAGGCGTTCGAGGTTTGA
- a CDS encoding site-specific DNA-methyltransferase — translation MLELDKIHCGDNCDLLGQLPRECIDLVVTSPPYDDLRTYGGHSWDFFGVAWQLKRVLKPGGVIVWVVADATKDGSETGSSMEQALHFKRLGLNLHDTMIYQKLNYLPQNAPDRYDQAWEYVFVLSAGRPKNAQLLTKKNAKAGVSLWTGGRINQDGVLHDKVFREIADEGIRHNVWPYPTGGGTRDHPAVFPLALVTDLVATWSNPGDVVLDPFSGSGTTAKAAKELGRRFLGLEINPEYCAIAERRLSQQVLELEAV, via the coding sequence ATGCTTGAACTGGACAAGATTCACTGCGGCGACAACTGCGACCTGCTCGGGCAACTGCCGAGAGAGTGCATTGACTTGGTGGTGACAAGCCCGCCATACGATGACCTACGCACCTACGGCGGACACTCTTGGGATTTCTTCGGCGTGGCGTGGCAACTGAAGCGCGTGCTGAAGCCTGGCGGCGTGATTGTGTGGGTAGTGGCCGACGCGACGAAGGACGGCAGCGAAACAGGCAGCAGCATGGAGCAGGCGCTGCACTTCAAGCGGCTTGGACTGAACTTGCACGACACGATGATTTACCAGAAGTTGAATTACTTGCCACAAAACGCGCCGGATCGTTACGACCAAGCATGGGAATATGTTTTTGTCCTTTCCGCAGGCCGCCCGAAAAACGCGCAACTCCTGACGAAGAAGAATGCAAAGGCCGGGGTTTCTCTTTGGACTGGTGGACGAATAAACCAGGATGGCGTGCTACACGACAAGGTTTTTCGTGAGATAGCAGATGAAGGGATACGGCATAACGTGTGGCCGTACCCAACAGGCGGTGGAACACGCGACCACCCTGCTGTTTTCCCGCTGGCTCTTGTGACTGACCTTGTTGCGACTTGGAGCAACCCCGGCGACGTGGTGCTAGACCCATTCAGCGGCAGTGGCACCACGGCAAAGGCAGCAAAGGAATTGGGGCGCAGGTTCTTGGGGCTGGAGATCAACCCGGAATACTGCGCGATTGCGGAACGGCGATTGAGCCAGCAGGTTCTGGAACTTGAAGCCGTATAA
- a CDS encoding integron integrase: MNTPAPPQDTPPVPRYTPRATGNSTPAPRLLDQVRAQIRLRHYSIRTETQYVQWIRRFVLFHHKRHPREMGAAEVEAFLTHLAVEGHVASATQNQALSALLFLYRQVLGVELPWLDDVVRAKQPERLPVVLSRSEVQRVLERMEGVHGLLVRLLYGTGMRLMEVIRLRVKDVDFAQGEILIRDGKGAKDRVTMLPEAVAADLGEHLRRRRLIFEDDLRLGKAAVYLPDALERKYPNASTSWPWQYVFAARSHSVDPRSGVERRHHLDEKLLQRAMKKAVTAAGIDKPATPHTLRHSFATHLLDSGYDIRTVQELLGHADVATTMIYTHVLKRGGRGVRSPLDALL; the protein is encoded by the coding sequence ATGAACACCCCTGCCCCTCCGCAAGACACACCTCCGGTTCCCCGATATACACCTCGCGCAACCGGGAATTCCACCCCAGCGCCCCGGCTCCTCGACCAGGTGCGCGCCCAGATCCGCCTGCGCCACTACAGCATACGAACCGAGACACAGTATGTCCAGTGGATCAGGCGTTTCGTGCTCTTCCATCACAAGCGCCACCCGCGCGAGATGGGGGCAGCCGAGGTCGAAGCCTTTCTCACCCATCTCGCGGTGGAGGGACATGTCGCCTCGGCAACACAGAACCAGGCGCTGTCGGCATTGCTGTTCCTCTACCGCCAGGTGCTCGGTGTCGAACTGCCCTGGCTGGACGACGTGGTGCGCGCCAAACAGCCGGAGCGCTTGCCGGTCGTGCTGAGCCGCAGCGAAGTGCAGCGGGTGCTGGAGCGGATGGAAGGTGTCCACGGTCTGCTTGTGCGCCTGCTCTACGGCACCGGAATGCGCCTGATGGAAGTGATTCGCCTGCGCGTGAAGGACGTGGATTTCGCGCAGGGCGAGATTCTGATCCGTGACGGCAAGGGAGCGAAGGATCGCGTGACGATGCTGCCGGAGGCCGTTGCGGCCGATCTGGGTGAACACCTGCGGCGGCGGAGGCTGATTTTCGAGGACGACCTGCGGCTGGGCAAGGCTGCGGTCTACTTGCCCGACGCGCTCGAGCGCAAGTACCCGAACGCGAGCACGTCCTGGCCCTGGCAGTATGTCTTCGCCGCCCGGAGTCATTCGGTCGATCCGCGCAGCGGCGTCGAACGCCGCCATCATCTCGACGAGAAGCTGCTGCAGCGGGCGATGAAGAAGGCCGTCACCGCCGCCGGCATCGACAAACCGGCGACGCCGCACACCCTGCGGCACTCCTTTGCGACGCACCTGCTCGACAGCGGCTACGACATTCGCACCGTCCAGGAACTGCTCGGCCACGCCGACGTAGCGACGACGATGATCTACACGCACGTCCTCAAGCGCGGCGGGCGCGGCGTTCGCAGCCCGCTCGATGCGCTCCTCTGA
- a CDS encoding ketopantoate reductase family protein gives MTQLRMTVLGSGSVGLAIAATYARAGVDVTVLARGATVQLLRQEGITVTGVSGNHWIEPQRLKISNAENPSPEDVNCDFLIVATKAYQVQEVLRSLMASTSTSAAPRAVLLLQNGWGSADEARSILPAEVEIFSSIMMIGIERRTPTQINVNVQASPIRVGTLFASASDKMKEAVELGKAGFLPITYEDNIEPAILTKFLFNTCLNAIGAVTRMTYGELVSNQHTRKLISGVADETIRVIQAERKLTLAQSGEEYVEKSLTPFVLPKAAAHRSSMLQDVEAGRRTEVEYLNGAVVRMGNGQGIVTPYNDAVSSLIRAREASVAAA, from the coding sequence ATGACTCAGCTTCGGATGACAGTTTTGGGTAGTGGGTCAGTGGGCCTGGCGATTGCTGCGACGTACGCCCGCGCTGGGGTAGACGTGACCGTGCTTGCAAGAGGCGCGACAGTACAGCTCTTGCGCCAAGAGGGAATCACTGTTACCGGCGTGAGTGGTAACCACTGGATCGAGCCACAGCGCTTGAAAATTTCCAACGCGGAGAATCCAAGTCCAGAAGACGTCAACTGCGACTTCTTGATCGTTGCAACCAAGGCCTATCAGGTTCAGGAAGTCCTAAGGAGTTTGATGGCAAGCACCAGCACTTCCGCTGCGCCGAGAGCAGTCCTGCTTCTGCAAAACGGGTGGGGCTCGGCTGACGAGGCTCGCTCCATCCTCCCGGCCGAAGTGGAGATCTTCTCGAGCATCATGATGATTGGGATAGAGAGACGAACTCCAACCCAGATAAACGTCAATGTGCAGGCGAGCCCCATTCGCGTTGGAACACTATTTGCATCTGCGTCCGACAAGATGAAGGAGGCTGTAGAGCTAGGCAAAGCGGGCTTTCTCCCCATCACCTATGAAGACAACATTGAGCCCGCGATCCTCACCAAGTTCTTGTTCAATACCTGTCTAAATGCCATCGGTGCAGTGACGAGAATGACCTATGGCGAGTTGGTGAGTAATCAGCACACCAGAAAGCTGATATCCGGCGTTGCAGATGAGACCATCAGAGTCATCCAGGCCGAACGAAAACTGACACTGGCGCAAAGCGGAGAGGAGTACGTGGAGAAGTCGCTCACGCCATTTGTTCTGCCAAAGGCAGCAGCTCATCGCTCTTCAATGCTTCAAGATGTCGAAGCCGGACGCCGAACCGAGGTCGAGTACCTCAATGGGGCAGTCGTTCGCATGGGCAACGGCCAAGGCATCGTGACTCCATACAACGATGCGGTGTCCAGCCTCATTCGTGCCAGGGAAGCCAGTGTCGCCGCTGCGTGA
- a CDS encoding DUF3825 domain-containing protein: MMNKNKPYDFPELFRDFVLMPKFDENIESLASLAEAEDWDYKCTASPHSKPILRNYITYTYKRVAEEKKITVTSGEEFACWNTGLITSKQEPLFALFERNKLDGRPQYWHFWKFSRKGEWDLNKFSSLPEMAHYFDDPSVLVFDTRKELRVNVEHIIEDNINRFPNELKAMNPFGLQNLVKGAIDTASERVKRNYKTAIPQYYQGSIQLLLPLTLLDPSRADLALVVERFSDFYRGATCLTLDMAYNNARQLARPDRDWLTP, encoded by the coding sequence ATGATGAACAAGAACAAACCTTACGATTTCCCAGAGCTGTTCCGCGACTTTGTACTGATGCCCAAGTTCGATGAGAACATCGAATCTCTCGCGTCGTTAGCAGAGGCAGAGGATTGGGACTACAAGTGCACCGCGTCGCCTCATTCAAAACCAATACTCCGCAACTACATCACCTACACATACAAGCGGGTAGCCGAGGAGAAGAAGATCACAGTTACGTCCGGCGAAGAATTTGCTTGTTGGAACACCGGCCTGATTACAAGCAAACAAGAACCACTGTTCGCGCTTTTCGAACGAAACAAGCTCGACGGCCGCCCGCAGTACTGGCACTTTTGGAAATTCAGCCGAAAGGGCGAATGGGACCTCAACAAATTTTCTTCCTTGCCTGAAATGGCCCACTACTTCGATGATCCATCAGTATTGGTCTTCGATACTCGAAAGGAACTTCGAGTCAACGTCGAACACATCATCGAAGACAACATCAATCGATTTCCGAACGAACTGAAGGCCATGAATCCGTTTGGCCTTCAGAACTTGGTCAAGGGAGCCATCGACACAGCTTCGGAACGGGTAAAGAGGAACTACAAGACCGCGATTCCGCAGTACTACCAAGGGTCCATTCAGCTCCTGCTGCCGCTCACGTTGCTCGACCCGTCGCGTGCCGATTTGGCGCTTGTGGTCGAGCGGTTTAGCGACTTCTATCGAGGCGCTACCTGTCTCACACTCGACATGGCCTACAACAATGCTAGGCAGCTCGCAAGGCCGGACCGTGACTGGCTCACCCCCTAA
- a CDS encoding PIN domain nuclease, with translation MILVDSSVWVDYLRGTPTPQADKLDALLGTVPLAVGDLILTEVLQGCGTDKEFNEVRRMLPSLTVVPLGGQHVAIEAARNYRRLRALGLTVRKTIDTVIATRCIVDKLELLHSDRDFDPFEQHLGLRCVPCEA, from the coding sequence GTGATTCTGGTTGACTCGAGTGTCTGGGTGGATTACCTGCGGGGTACACCGACTCCGCAGGCGGACAAGCTCGACGCATTGTTGGGCACCGTGCCGCTGGCAGTAGGTGACTTGATCTTGACCGAGGTGCTGCAAGGCTGCGGGACGGACAAGGAGTTCAACGAGGTGCGCCGGATGCTGCCGAGTCTGACCGTCGTACCACTTGGTGGCCAACACGTGGCTATTGAGGCTGCGCGAAACTACCGCCGACTGCGTGCCCTGGGGCTGACGGTGCGCAAGACCATTGACACCGTGATCGCGACGCGCTGCATCGTGGACAAGCTGGAGCTCTTGCACTCGGACCGGGACTTCGACCCGTTTGAGCAGCACCTCGGGCTGCGCTGTGTGCCCTGTGAAGCCTAA